From Ananas comosus cultivar F153 linkage group 8, ASM154086v1, whole genome shotgun sequence, one genomic window encodes:
- the LOC109713732 gene encoding RING-H2 finger protein ATL1-like, which translates to MDPTPFTSQAPPPFSSSSSSPSTSNFRISVAIAVGFAATSIVLIGYYVIVVKFWLHSRQPNRQNHDPPRIFFAEDDERRGVEQSIIRSIPIVKFTNVEEYVDKEKRSFHECAICLIEFRKGESLKLLPSCRHAFHIDCIDTWLQNNGNCPMCRTGITSPCSTPLVDCSSNNNNNSNNNNNNYVGCDNTIQSSQTLEMIISGETVIEETEYNGRSGQNLSGEQQHIRRSFSMDFFHDRKLTSLASNSNNSGGGDGGSGRFRRLFHSFALGRSSRSAVLPIRIDE; encoded by the coding sequence ATGGATCCAACTCCCTTCACAAGCCAAGCCCCACcacccttctcttcttcttcttcttccccatccACCTCTAACTTCCGGATCTCCGTTGCCATCGCGGTGGGCTTTGCCGCAACCTCTATCGTCCTCATCGGCTACTACGTCATTGTAGTCAAGTTTTGGCTCCACAGCCGCCAACCAAATCGACAAAACCACGACCCACCTCGGATATTCTTTGCAGAAGATGATGAAAGACGGGGCGTCGAACAATCGATCATCCGATCGATCCCCATAGTCAAGTTCACGAACGTTGAGGAGTACGTCGATAAGGAGAAGAGGTCCTTCCACGAGTGCGCAATCTGTTTGATCGAGTTCCGCAAGGGGGAGAGCCTCAAACTCCTCCCAAGTTGCCGCCACGCATTCCACATAGATTGCATAGATACATGGCTTCAAAACAATGGCAATTGCCCTATGTGTAGGACAGGTATCACAAGCCCATGTAGTACTCCTCTAGTTGAttgcagcagcaacaacaacaacaacagcaacaacaacaacaacaactatgtTGGTTGTGACAATACAATACAATCCTCTCAAACCCTAGAGATGATCATAAGTGGTGAAACAGTGATAGAGGAGACAGAATATAATGGAAGGAGTGGTCAAAACCTAAGTGGTGAGCAGCAACACATTAGGAGATCATTCTCTATGGACTTTTTTCATGATAGGAAGCTCACTTCTCTAGCTAGTAATAGCAATAACagtggcggcggcgatggcgggaGCGGAAGGTTTCGGCGTCTGTTCCACTCATTTGCTCTCGGTCGGAGCTCGAGAAGCGCGGTGCTTCCGATTCGGATTGATGAATAG
- the LOC109713625 gene encoding uncharacterized protein LOC109713625 isoform X1, whose protein sequence is MRGRGGGGGGGGGGRGWGGGKKYRNACLTMHQPWASLLVYGIKRVEGRSWPSPITGRLWIHAASKVPDADTIKAMEDFYREIYAVNGITDIKFPEHYPTSRLLGCVEVVGCVKCEELVSWEAVPESVRLEGLTDFCWLCENPQRLLVPFAMRGYQGVYNLEKRIYDAADRGLRPVQGPLPVKFPLPNPQDPFSLKPGSLVRYLNSSTSSAVEKPLSITAAIAGARAAATQFSKKDQIKASTSSSLDCGVNEPGVSSHSIRFEVDSVKGKHAEQQQQSDQAQSITQNQPNARRGDASGAQNEVRKSQLGAPTRLFAAAFRELKFESNR, encoded by the exons atgaggggaagaggcggcggcggcggcggcggtggtggtgggaGGGGTTGGGGAGGAGGGAAGAAGTACAGGAACGCCTGCCTGACGATGCACCAGCCCTGGGCTTCCCTCCTCGTCTACGGCATCAAGCGCGTCGAGGGCCGATCCTGGCCCTCCCCCATCACTG GTCGACTGTGGATTCATGCTGCCTCAAAAGTTCCAGATGCAGATACTATCAAGGCAATGGAGGACTTCTACAGGGAAATCTATGCAGTTAATGGGATCACAGACATCAAGTTTCCTGAACACTATCCAACCTCACGATTACTAG GTTGTGTTGAAGTGGTAGGCTGTGTAAAATGTGAAGAGCTCGTAAGCTGGGAAGCAGTACCTGAATCA GTGAGGCTGGAAGGACTAACAGACTTCTGCTGGCTCTGTGAAAACCCACAA AGATTATTAGTGCCATTTGCAATGCGAGGCTACCAAGGTGTTTATAACCTGGAAAAGAGG ATCTACGATGCAGCAGATAGAGGCCTTCGTCCTGTCCAAGGCCCTTTGCCTGTCAAATTTCCTCTTCCAAATCCCCAGGATCCTTTCTCACTGAAGCCAGGATCTCTTGTACGCTACCTCAATAGCTCCACATCCTCTGCGGTGGAGAAGCCACTGAGCATTACAGCAGCCATAGCCGGTGCTCGAGCTGCGGCTACACAGTTTTCAAAGAAAGATCAGATCAAAGCCAGCACAAGTAGCAGTTTAGATTGTGGTGTGAATGAACCTGGAGTAAGTAGCCACAGTATAAGGTTCGAAGTTGATTCTGTAAAAGGAAAACATGCTGAGCAACAACAGCAGAGTGACCAGGCTCAGAGTATCACTCAAAACCAGCCCAATGCAAGAAGAGGAGATGCTAGTGGAGCCCAGAATGAAGTTAGGAAGTCGCAACTAGGAGCTCCTACGAGG CTTTTTGCAGCAGCCTTCAGAGAGTTGAAGTTCGAATCAAACAGGTGA
- the LOC109713625 gene encoding uncharacterized protein LOC109713625 isoform X2: protein MRGRGGGGGGGGGGRGWGGGKKYRNACLTMHQPWASLLVYGIKRVEGRSWPSPITGRLWIHAASKVPDADTIKAMEDFYREIYAVNGITDIKFPEHYPTSRLLGCVEVVGCVKCEELVSWEAVPESVRLEGLTDFCWLCENPQRLLVPFAMRGYQGVYNLEKRIYDAADRGLRPVQGPLPVKFPLPNPQDPFSLKPGSLVRYLNSSTSSAVEKPLSITAAIAGARAAATQFSKKDQIKASTSSSLDCGVNEPGVSSHSIRFEVDSVKGKHAEQQQQSDQAQSITQNQPNARRGDASGAQNEVRKSQLGAPTRQPSES from the exons atgaggggaagaggcggcggcggcggcggcggtggtggtgggaGGGGTTGGGGAGGAGGGAAGAAGTACAGGAACGCCTGCCTGACGATGCACCAGCCCTGGGCTTCCCTCCTCGTCTACGGCATCAAGCGCGTCGAGGGCCGATCCTGGCCCTCCCCCATCACTG GTCGACTGTGGATTCATGCTGCCTCAAAAGTTCCAGATGCAGATACTATCAAGGCAATGGAGGACTTCTACAGGGAAATCTATGCAGTTAATGGGATCACAGACATCAAGTTTCCTGAACACTATCCAACCTCACGATTACTAG GTTGTGTTGAAGTGGTAGGCTGTGTAAAATGTGAAGAGCTCGTAAGCTGGGAAGCAGTACCTGAATCA GTGAGGCTGGAAGGACTAACAGACTTCTGCTGGCTCTGTGAAAACCCACAA AGATTATTAGTGCCATTTGCAATGCGAGGCTACCAAGGTGTTTATAACCTGGAAAAGAGG ATCTACGATGCAGCAGATAGAGGCCTTCGTCCTGTCCAAGGCCCTTTGCCTGTCAAATTTCCTCTTCCAAATCCCCAGGATCCTTTCTCACTGAAGCCAGGATCTCTTGTACGCTACCTCAATAGCTCCACATCCTCTGCGGTGGAGAAGCCACTGAGCATTACAGCAGCCATAGCCGGTGCTCGAGCTGCGGCTACACAGTTTTCAAAGAAAGATCAGATCAAAGCCAGCACAAGTAGCAGTTTAGATTGTGGTGTGAATGAACCTGGAGTAAGTAGCCACAGTATAAGGTTCGAAGTTGATTCTGTAAAAGGAAAACATGCTGAGCAACAACAGCAGAGTGACCAGGCTCAGAGTATCACTCAAAACCAGCCCAATGCAAGAAGAGGAGATGCTAGTGGAGCCCAGAATGAAGTTAGGAAGTCGCAACTAGGAGCTCCTACGAGG CAGCCTTCAGAGAGTTGA
- the LOC109714088 gene encoding uncharacterized protein LOC109714088: protein MGEGFVIYSDASHSGLGYVLMQYGRVIAYASRQLKNYEKNYPTHDLELAAVVFALKLCRHSLYGEHCEVFSNHKSLKCVEQEVSVELEHVDYLAKALLEELQRLRLEVVSPGSTARLMSMVLQPTLLDRIREKQSEDFQLLRIREQLERGHAEAFSVDSSGVFNIAYRYHAEEYWYPSVFSG from the exons atgggggaaggatttgtgatttacagtgacGCGTCGCATAGTGGATTGGGTTATGTGCTGATGCagtatggtagggtaattgcttatgcttcacggcaattGAAGAATTACGAGaaaaattaccctacgcatgatttggagctagctgCTGtggtctttgctttgaagttgtgcCGACACTCtttgtatggcgagcactgtgaGGTTTTCAGTAATcacaaaagtctcaa atgcgttgagcaggaagtcagtgtaGAGCTTGAGCATGTTGATTACTTAGCAAAGGCGTTACTTGAGGAGCTGCAGCGGTTGAGACTAGAGgtagtgtcccctgggtctactgcaagactgatgtctatggtcttgcaaCCCACTCTGTTGGACAGGATCAGGGAGAAACAGAGTGAAGACTTTCagttgttgaggattcgagagcagttgGAGAGGGGACATGCAGAGGCCTTttctgtggacagttcggga GTTTTCAATATTGCATACCGCTACCACGCAGAGGAGTACTGGTACCCCAGTGTATTTTCTGGATAG